A stretch of Myroides oncorhynchi DNA encodes these proteins:
- a CDS encoding PH domain-containing protein, translating to MFENHPIDINKLPLVEEVKFNSLDSKYKTVVSIRLSVVTFCLLLLSFSPYVLQYLKVILLSSKLLLLIGILGIIISILMCSTTLKGVGMKGYALREHDIVYKSGIITRTQTIIPFNRVQHVVVYESALLRVFNLCTVEFFTAGGALGDLKISGISKEEGDRLKAYVVQKISKSIHANVGEQIIEEINETK from the coding sequence ATGTTTGAAAATCATCCAATTGACATAAATAAACTACCATTAGTAGAGGAGGTAAAGTTTAATAGCTTAGACTCTAAGTATAAAACTGTAGTAAGTATAAGGTTGTCAGTTGTTACTTTTTGTCTACTGTTGCTATCTTTTTCACCTTATGTACTTCAGTACTTAAAGGTAATTTTATTAAGTAGTAAATTGCTTTTGTTGATAGGCATATTAGGTATTATTATATCTATACTTATGTGTAGTACTACGTTAAAAGGCGTGGGAATGAAAGGCTATGCCCTTAGAGAACATGATATTGTATATAAGTCTGGGATTATCACCAGAACTCAGACTATCATTCCCTTTAATAGGGTTCAGCATGTTGTTGTTTATGAGAGTGCTTTACTAAGAGTATTTAATCTGTGTACAGTTGAGTTTTTTACCGCAGGTGGTGCTTTAGGGGATTTGAAGATATCTGGCATATCTAAGGAAGAAGGAGATCGACTAAAAGCTTATGTTGTACAGAAGATTAGTAAATCGATACATGCTAATGTAGGTGAACAGATAATAGAGGAGATAAATGAGACAAAGTAA
- a CDS encoding PH domain-containing protein: MRQSNFYRPTRQATIGIIANFLNALQKIVRAFVPLLIVFFVNKRMELPVSIWGLMIFGGVISLGIAYLSYRNFLFYIDKETNSFIIQKGIVNKSKVTIQLDKIQQVNLNQSFINRMINVYSVEIDSAGSKDKEATIPSMSLVDANALKYILLNSTNSNCAIENNSVQEESFIRRISVLTLFKVGMTANYLYTLGAILLFFNMLYDTLINKFAIQEYVNTDEVNTYVNRGIPAVVIFYVIILMVIIVLIVNVSRTFLKFWDFKVVLSKGTLLLSHGLLSTRNTIIRPNRVQKIEIVQNYLQSLLDICILKISQVSGEDTDNRRSGLQIPGCSVSEKNELFSILMKKGEIEYSTILRYNYRYLGFRIFVFIGIPVAVFSLLFIQEFTVSTFVSIIFVYSLVVGLALLRLYRVGRLYVSDSFIVIRKGIWDISYSYIQPHKIQKVVLSQLWWQQSSDIGSLVIYTAGGRMKFSTTNYNELVKLRDKWLYQVESTSLNWM; the protein is encoded by the coding sequence ATGAGACAAAGTAATTTTTATCGACCTACAAGGCAAGCAACTATTGGAATTATAGCAAACTTTTTAAATGCTTTACAGAAGATTGTTAGAGCATTTGTTCCCTTATTAATAGTATTCTTTGTTAATAAGCGCATGGAACTTCCTGTTAGTATATGGGGACTCATGATCTTTGGAGGTGTAATAAGTCTAGGAATAGCTTACTTAAGCTATAGAAACTTTTTATTTTATATAGATAAGGAGACTAATTCATTTATTATTCAAAAGGGAATCGTTAATAAATCTAAAGTTACGATTCAGTTAGACAAAATACAACAAGTGAATCTGAATCAGAGTTTTATAAATAGAATGATTAATGTCTATTCTGTGGAAATAGACTCTGCAGGAAGTAAAGATAAAGAAGCTACCATCCCTTCTATGTCCTTAGTTGATGCAAATGCTTTGAAATATATCTTGTTGAATTCTACAAACAGTAATTGTGCAATAGAAAATAATAGTGTTCAAGAAGAATCCTTTATTAGACGAATTAGTGTGTTGACCTTGTTTAAGGTTGGGATGACTGCGAATTACTTATATACATTAGGGGCTATATTACTATTTTTTAATATGCTCTATGACACATTGATCAATAAGTTTGCTATACAGGAGTATGTGAATACAGATGAGGTAAATACTTATGTTAATAGAGGTATACCAGCTGTTGTGATATTCTATGTAATAATTCTGATGGTAATTATAGTACTTATTGTTAATGTGAGTAGAACATTTCTTAAGTTCTGGGACTTCAAGGTAGTTTTATCTAAGGGAACTTTGTTGTTATCACATGGATTATTGTCCACTCGTAACACTATTATTCGTCCTAATAGAGTGCAGAAGATAGAAATAGTACAGAATTATTTGCAAAGCCTATTAGATATATGTATCTTAAAAATTAGTCAAGTATCTGGAGAGGATACTGATAATAGACGCTCAGGACTACAGATACCAGGATGTTCTGTTTCAGAGAAGAACGAATTGTTTAGTATCTTGATGAAGAAAGGGGAGATCGAGTATTCTACTATTTTAAGATATAACTATAGATACTTAGGTTTTAGAATATTTGTATTTATAGGGATTCCAGTCGCTGTTTTTAGTTTATTGTTTATCCAGGAGTTTACAGTATCTACTTTTGTCAGTATTATTTTTGTTTACAGTCTCGTAGTTGGATTAGCACTTCTGAGGCTATATCGAGTAGGAAGATTGTATGTGAGTGATTCATTCATTGTAATTCGCAAGGGGATTTGGGATATTTCTTATAGTTACATCCAGCCTCATAAGATACAGAAAGTCGTTTTATCTCAATTGTGGTGGCAACAATCATCAGATATAGGTAGCCTAGTTATTTACACAGCAGGAGGAAGAATGAAGTTTAGTACAACAAACTATAACGAATTAGTCAAACTTAGGGATAAATGGCTTTATCAAGTAGAATCAACCTCTTTGAATTGGATGTAA
- a CDS encoding Crp/Fnr family transcriptional regulator, with translation MLRINIDFLSYIESLAQTDVFNDKIILQPYKPKEILLHQGDPVTKVIVIKDGITKCFITEENGKEYIPEFLSTGEIMGEIEFIGKKNCLCSVEAITPLNAYIIPLSVFEHLLKTDITFNNTLLEVETLRVYHTSQRASFQQLYTVEHALEKLLELQEKEQIHISKEDMASYLGITTRTLNRALKKVQEEK, from the coding sequence ATGTTAAGAATAAATATTGACTTTTTATCATATATCGAATCGTTAGCACAAACTGATGTGTTTAATGATAAAATTATACTACAACCTTATAAACCAAAAGAAATACTATTACATCAGGGAGATCCTGTTACCAAAGTGATAGTTATTAAAGATGGCATAACAAAGTGTTTTATAACAGAAGAAAATGGCAAGGAATATATCCCTGAGTTTTTAAGTACTGGAGAAATTATGGGGGAAATAGAATTTATTGGAAAAAAAAACTGTTTATGCTCTGTAGAAGCTATAACGCCATTAAATGCTTACATTATTCCTCTATCTGTTTTTGAACACTTGCTTAAGACAGACATAACCTTTAATAATACTTTGTTGGAAGTAGAAACATTACGTGTATACCATACAAGTCAAAGGGCTTCTTTCCAACAACTTTATACGGTAGAACACGCCTTAGAAAAGCTACTAGAACTTCAAGAAAAAGAACAAATACATATATCCAAAGAAGATATGGCTTCTTACTTAGGTATAACTACCCGTACATTAAATAGGGCATTAAAAAAGGTACAAGAAGAAAAATAA
- a CDS encoding LTA synthase family protein: protein MSTNSSFFTPYKYLISFYLVLNILLRIVLINHPITSSLFGFKEVFIIFSIGLLRDIVIFSLAYLLFWIYFIFISNDKYNKPYGYILFIALSGLWIWVTFGNTIFNEYGGVLPEIAITFLSIKTALFGLCLFLPKKRQLIRKFNYAFVIFLFTLILLQNTISEYFFWNEFGVRYNFIAVDYLVYTNEVIGNIIESYPVIPLFIGILITTLIITYFIYKKTVHAVVNIVPLRRKIIYTVAYLFIVGFSLAFANKIMAPINKNNLFSEELESNGVYKFYQAFNNSVIDYFKFYKTLPNQEVVENIKQFYPSYKGEDSLLRSIQTDSTPNKKNVVLISIESLSADYMSFFGNEKELTPFLDSLANKSLFFPNTFATGNRTVRGLEAITMCIPPSPGESVVKRQDNKNKFTTGSVFAKNGYTVKYLYGGDAYFDNMKNFFEGNNYNIVDKANFTSEQITFENIWGVADGDMANKAIEVMNEEYASGQPFFNHIMTVSNHRPFTFPEGVINTSDLDDGRDKGVRYTDYAIKQFFKLAKRQPWYNNTIFVILSDHCASSAGKTELPLDKYRIPAMIFTPSGLEPIQFEKMISQIDVMPTLLSILNINYDSKFFGTNVLDPNYIPRAFIATYQDLGYIRDNTLTILSPNQKVKQYTFENNTVSKLVNPLTETSKPNNKYINEAISFYQFTAKQLRDKKYNR, encoded by the coding sequence ATGTCAACAAACTCATCATTTTTTACTCCTTATAAGTACTTAATATCCTTTTATCTTGTACTTAATATCTTACTAAGAATAGTGTTAATCAACCATCCTATTACTTCTTCACTATTCGGGTTCAAAGAAGTATTTATTATTTTTTCAATAGGATTACTTAGAGATATTGTCATATTCAGCTTAGCTTATCTATTGTTCTGGATATACTTCATATTCATATCTAATGATAAATATAATAAACCGTATGGTTACATCTTATTTATAGCGTTAAGCGGACTCTGGATATGGGTAACTTTTGGGAATACTATTTTTAATGAGTATGGCGGTGTACTTCCTGAAATAGCTATTACATTTTTATCTATTAAAACAGCACTATTTGGACTGTGTTTATTTTTACCTAAGAAAAGACAACTAATACGAAAGTTTAATTATGCATTTGTTATATTCCTTTTCACTCTGATTTTACTTCAAAATACAATAAGCGAATACTTCTTTTGGAATGAGTTTGGCGTTAGATACAACTTTATTGCAGTAGATTATCTAGTATATACTAACGAAGTTATAGGTAACATAATAGAATCATATCCCGTAATACCTTTATTTATTGGTATACTCATCACAACGTTAATAATCACATACTTTATTTACAAGAAAACAGTACATGCAGTAGTGAATATTGTTCCTCTAAGACGCAAAATAATCTATACTGTAGCTTATCTATTTATAGTTGGTTTTTCGCTTGCTTTTGCAAATAAAATCATGGCACCTATAAATAAAAACAACTTGTTTAGTGAAGAACTAGAAAGCAATGGAGTGTATAAGTTCTACCAAGCATTTAATAATAGTGTAATAGACTACTTCAAGTTTTACAAAACCTTACCAAACCAAGAGGTCGTTGAAAATATAAAACAGTTTTACCCTAGCTATAAGGGAGAGGATTCTCTATTAAGAAGTATCCAAACAGATTCTACACCTAATAAAAAGAATGTAGTATTAATATCTATAGAGAGCTTAAGTGCAGACTATATGTCCTTTTTTGGAAATGAAAAAGAACTTACTCCATTCTTAGATAGCTTAGCCAACAAGAGTTTATTCTTTCCAAACACTTTTGCCACAGGAAACAGAACAGTTAGAGGCTTAGAAGCAATCACAATGTGTATTCCTCCTTCTCCAGGTGAAAGTGTGGTAAAACGTCAAGACAATAAGAATAAATTCACAACAGGATCTGTATTTGCTAAAAATGGATATACAGTAAAATACTTGTATGGAGGGGATGCGTATTTTGACAATATGAAAAACTTTTTTGAAGGAAATAACTATAACATTGTAGATAAAGCGAATTTTACGTCAGAACAAATAACCTTCGAAAATATATGGGGTGTAGCTGATGGTGACATGGCAAACAAAGCAATTGAGGTTATGAATGAAGAATATGCTTCAGGACAACCTTTTTTTAACCATATCATGACTGTTAGTAATCACAGACCATTTACATTTCCAGAAGGAGTCATCAATACCTCTGACTTAGATGATGGAAGAGATAAGGGAGTGAGGTATACAGATTATGCAATCAAACAGTTCTTTAAACTTGCAAAACGACAACCTTGGTATAACAATACTATATTTGTCATTCTATCAGATCACTGTGCTTCTAGTGCTGGCAAAACAGAATTGCCACTAGATAAATACAGAATCCCAGCAATGATATTTACTCCCTCTGGATTAGAGCCTATACAGTTTGAAAAAATGATTTCACAAATAGATGTCATGCCTACATTATTAAGTATTTTAAACATAAACTATGACTCTAAATTCTTTGGTACTAATGTACTTGATCCCAATTATATCCCTAGAGCTTTTATCGCTACCTATCAAGACCTTGGCTATATAAGAGATAATACACTTACTATTCTAAGTCCTAATCAGAAAGTAAAACAATATACGTTTGAAAATAACACGGTGTCTAAATTAGTCAATCCTCTTACTGAAACATCCAAACCAAATAATAAATATATAAACGAGGCAATATCTTTTTATCAATTCACAGCAAAACAACTAAGAGATAAAAAATATAATAGGTAA
- the bioB gene encoding biotin synthase BioB: MNIRHDWTKQEIQVIYNTPLLELIYKAASVHRKYHNPNEVQVSTLLSIKTGGCVEDCSYCGQAARYHTDIKVQKLLSLNTVLETAQKAKESGSSRFCMAAAWREVRDNRDFDKVIDMVKGVNEIGLEVCCTLGMLTEEQASRLQQAGLYAYNHNLDTSENHYDKIISTRSFSNRMNTIDNVRKAGITVCSGGIIGLGEKSEDRISMLCTLATMEKHPESVPINALVRVKGTPMEDMPRVDTWDMIRMIATARILMPETMVRLSAGRIEMTEYEQAMCFMAGANSMFSGDNETLLVTPNPSLSADQLLLNTLGLNPMKVKNRLM, translated from the coding sequence ATGAACATTAGACACGATTGGACAAAACAGGAGATACAAGTGATATATAACACACCTTTATTAGAATTAATTTATAAAGCAGCAAGTGTACATCGTAAATACCATAATCCTAATGAAGTACAAGTAAGTACTCTTTTATCTATTAAGACAGGTGGTTGCGTAGAGGACTGCTCTTATTGTGGTCAGGCAGCTCGATATCACACGGATATAAAAGTACAAAAGTTGTTATCTTTAAATACTGTTTTAGAGACTGCGCAGAAAGCTAAAGAGAGTGGTTCTTCTCGCTTTTGTATGGCGGCTGCTTGGAGAGAAGTCCGTGACAACAGAGATTTCGATAAAGTAATTGATATGGTAAAGGGAGTGAATGAAATAGGATTAGAGGTATGCTGTACTTTGGGGATGTTGACAGAAGAACAGGCAAGTAGATTACAACAAGCGGGTCTTTATGCCTATAACCATAATTTAGATACTTCTGAGAATCACTATGATAAGATCATATCGACACGTAGTTTTTCTAATCGTATGAATACTATTGATAACGTAAGAAAGGCTGGTATTACTGTTTGTTCGGGTGGTATCATTGGATTAGGGGAGAAGAGCGAAGATAGGATCTCAATGTTGTGTACTCTTGCTACAATGGAGAAACACCCAGAGTCAGTACCCATTAATGCACTGGTTCGAGTGAAAGGGACGCCTATGGAAGATATGCCTAGAGTAGATACATGGGATATGATTAGAATGATTGCTACTGCACGTATTCTGATGCCTGAGACAATGGTGCGATTAAGTGCTGGTCGTATTGAAATGACTGAATATGAACAAGCAATGTGTTTTATGGCTGGAGCTAACTCAATGTTCTCAGGAGATAATGAAACCTTGCTTGTTACTCCTAATCCTAGTTTATCAGCCGATCAATTATTACTGAATACCCTAGGGCTAAACCCAATGAAAGTCAAAAACAGATTAATGTGA
- a CDS encoding MFS transporter, translating to MDTTTYTESLQEARAIKGTTTYKRIKWCIFLVGVSVFAQLYNFQPILSEITTYFKVTPAESSYLVSAGTMGMALGLLLFAFIADSYPRKDVILFSLVTSTMLTLLSAFVNDFSILVNISFIKGMCISGVSAVTLAYLAEEIDSKYIGIAISFYLAGNTFGGMFGRIVAALVSGWLGWQAAVFTIGIIALVIAITFYIFFPDSKFFEPKKLKIGDKLSQMKSIFKNYKIMAMYLVAICLMGSFVSVYNFLGFKLEAAPYNLPHYLIAMIFLMYAFGIFGNMIAGTLSDRYSPKKIMLIALSLMLLGTVGMYMDNLFIILVGLTFFTISFFSGHTIASRVVTTLGKEAKSSATALYWFFYYVGSSIIGTSTGMFVNNGNWNGFFYTILAMVFIALIATYISTGKQIKKAT from the coding sequence ATGGATACCACTACATATACTGAAAGCTTACAAGAAGCAAGAGCAATAAAAGGAACAACTACCTATAAGCGAATCAAATGGTGTATCTTTTTAGTAGGAGTATCTGTGTTCGCACAACTCTATAACTTCCAACCTATATTATCCGAAATAACCACATATTTTAAAGTTACACCTGCAGAGAGTAGTTACCTTGTATCTGCGGGTACGATGGGAATGGCATTAGGGCTTCTACTGTTCGCTTTTATAGCTGATAGTTATCCACGTAAGGATGTTATACTATTTTCGCTTGTCACCTCAACGATGTTAACCTTGTTATCAGCCTTTGTCAATGACTTTTCTATTCTAGTAAATATCAGTTTTATTAAGGGAATGTGTATATCTGGAGTATCGGCAGTAACCTTAGCTTACCTAGCAGAAGAAATCGACTCTAAGTATATCGGTATTGCCATTAGTTTTTATCTTGCAGGTAATACCTTTGGTGGAATGTTTGGACGTATAGTAGCGGCTCTAGTCTCTGGATGGTTAGGATGGCAAGCGGCAGTATTTACCATTGGAATTATAGCCCTGGTCATAGCAATCACATTTTATATATTCTTTCCAGATTCCAAATTCTTTGAACCAAAGAAACTTAAAATAGGAGACAAATTATCTCAAATGAAATCTATCTTTAAGAACTATAAGATAATGGCAATGTATCTAGTTGCTATTTGTTTAATGGGATCTTTTGTTAGTGTATATAATTTCCTTGGATTTAAGTTAGAAGCAGCGCCTTATAACTTACCACATTATCTAATCGCCATGATATTTTTAATGTATGCTTTTGGCATTTTTGGCAATATGATAGCTGGCACATTATCTGACAGATACTCTCCGAAAAAAATAATGCTAATAGCATTAAGTCTGATGCTATTAGGTACAGTAGGTATGTACATGGATAACTTATTTATTATACTAGTAGGGCTTACCTTCTTTACAATTTCATTTTTTAGTGGTCATACTATAGCTAGTCGTGTAGTTACAACATTAGGAAAAGAAGCTAAGAGTTCCGCTACAGCTTTGTATTGGTTTTTCTATTATGTAGGTTCTAGTATAATTGGAACTTCCACTGGGATGTTTGTCAACAATGGAAATTGGAATGGATTCTTCTACACTATATTAGCGATGGTATTTATAGCTCTAATCGCCACTTACATCAGTACAGGAAAACAAATAAAAAAAGCAACCTGA
- a CDS encoding LysR substrate-binding domain-containing protein yields the protein MELRQLKYFLKAKELLNFTEASKCLYITQSTLSQQIKQLEEELGQPLFNRIGKRITLTEAGELFAFYAERSIRAAEDGKLLLEDLEGLKTGTLKIGLTWGLKSLALSSLKIFNNSYPEVKIEVTFGTTNELMEDLLKQKIDFALTYFDGVHEENFIYESVLTSDMALMVAKDSTLASLKGIKLKEIEQYRLALPVQGFSTRDFLDRVFKKHNILPNIAIETNQTSMIVDLVELGAYQTVLTHATVHNEANLKAIPIKDIDMKREAVVIQLKDSYHKKGVRIFIDLLLNENKDEYSTL from the coding sequence ATGGAGCTCAGACAACTTAAATACTTCTTAAAAGCAAAGGAATTACTCAATTTTACAGAGGCATCAAAATGCTTGTATATCACTCAAAGTACCCTTTCACAACAGATAAAACAACTAGAAGAAGAGCTGGGACAACCTTTATTTAATAGAATAGGTAAGCGTATTACGCTAACAGAGGCGGGAGAACTCTTTGCTTTTTATGCGGAGCGAAGTATACGTGCTGCTGAAGATGGTAAACTATTACTAGAAGATCTAGAAGGATTAAAGACAGGTACATTAAAAATTGGATTGACATGGGGGCTTAAGTCATTGGCTTTGTCTTCCTTAAAGATATTTAATAACTCTTATCCAGAAGTAAAGATAGAAGTGACATTTGGTACAACTAATGAGTTGATGGAAGATCTATTAAAGCAGAAGATAGACTTTGCTCTAACTTACTTTGATGGTGTACATGAAGAAAATTTTATATATGAATCTGTCCTGACCTCTGATATGGCTTTAATGGTTGCTAAAGATTCGACTCTAGCAAGTTTAAAAGGCATAAAATTAAAAGAAATAGAACAATATCGCTTGGCTTTGCCAGTACAAGGATTTAGTACACGTGATTTTTTGGATAGAGTATTTAAGAAGCACAATATCTTGCCTAATATAGCTATTGAAACTAATCAGACCTCTATGATTGTTGACTTAGTAGAACTAGGAGCGTATCAGACTGTGCTTACCCATGCGACTGTACATAATGAGGCTAACTTAAAGGCAATACCAATTAAAGATATAGATATGAAACGCGAAGCTGTAGTTATTCAGCTAAAAGATAGCTATCATAAAAAAGGAGTGCGAATATTTATTGACTTGTTATTAAATGAGAATAAAGATGAATATAGCACATTGTAG
- a CDS encoding ABC transporter permease yields the protein MIRIILILILIIVSFISVFVGVKDISVFDIHRLTQDEMLVILVSRLPRMISVLIAGIGMSISGLIVQQISMNKFVSPTTMGTLDACKMGILFSMILFPGGGMMYKMILSFAIALIASVVFLKISSKIKMRNVIFIPLVGIVFGNILNAISTFFAYKTNLVQNMEGWLIGDFSSIIKGNYEILYLGVPIVLLSYLYANKFTIVGLGEDTASSLGLDHKKITYLGLIFVAITSTVVVLTAGVIPFLGLIIPNIVSLMFGDNLKKTISYTALIGAIFLMICDIISRLLIAPYEIPIGLTVSIIGGVIFLVLIFKRAKHV from the coding sequence ATGATAAGAATAATTTTAATTCTTATACTGATAATAGTTTCTTTTATTTCCGTTTTTGTAGGTGTGAAGGATATCTCTGTTTTTGATATTCACCGACTAACTCAGGATGAAATGTTGGTTATATTAGTAAGTAGGTTGCCGAGGATGATCTCTGTGTTGATAGCAGGAATAGGAATGAGTATTTCTGGATTAATCGTACAACAGATTTCAATGAATAAATTCGTGTCTCCTACTACAATGGGAACACTCGACGCTTGTAAAATGGGAATACTATTTAGTATGATTCTATTTCCAGGTGGGGGAATGATGTATAAGATGATCTTGTCATTTGCTATTGCATTAATTGCAAGTGTGGTTTTTTTAAAGATTTCAAGTAAAATCAAGATGCGTAATGTCATCTTCATTCCTTTAGTAGGAATTGTATTTGGTAATATCTTGAATGCAATATCTACTTTCTTTGCTTATAAGACAAATTTAGTACAGAATATGGAAGGATGGTTGATAGGAGACTTTTCTTCTATCATAAAAGGAAATTATGAAATATTATACTTAGGAGTACCTATTGTGTTGCTAAGTTATTTGTATGCTAATAAGTTTACCATTGTTGGACTAGGAGAGGATACTGCTAGTAGCCTTGGATTAGATCACAAGAAGATTACTTATTTAGGACTGATATTCGTAGCGATAACTTCTACAGTAGTTGTGTTGACAGCAGGTGTTATTCCATTCTTAGGGCTTATTATTCCCAATATTGTGAGTTTGATGTTTGGAGATAATCTAAAAAAGACTATTAGCTATACAGCATTGATAGGAGCTATATTCTTAATGATTTGTGATATCATTAGTAGATTGTTAATAGCACCTTACGAAATACCTATTGGACTTACAGTAAGTATCATAGGTGGAGTGATATTCTTAGTATTAATATTTAAACGAGCGAAGCATGTATAA
- a CDS encoding iron chelate uptake ABC transporter family permease subunit, which produces MYKGKIITVLAVVLMLLIAIYMFTFTGTKLDYVLPRRGYKVIAMILISFAIGYSSIIFQTISANRILTPSIMGFDSFYLLLQSVLVLMYGDRTFQVLNSETNFAISVVLMLGFSLVMYFLVFKRESKSMYLLLLVGLLMGTLFRSFSSFIVMLIDPNEFLIIQSAMFASFDKINLNLLGISAVLLVVSMLIGIRYFRQLDVLSLGRENAISLGVDYHKVIKGNLLIISVMVAISTALVGPITFLGILVANLTYELVKSSKHSHMVLVCCLLTAVTVIGGQYLVEHLFNMSTTISIIINFVGGVYFIYLLLKSNRG; this is translated from the coding sequence ATGTATAAGGGAAAGATTATTACAGTTTTGGCAGTCGTTTTGATGTTGTTGATTGCTATTTATATGTTCACTTTTACAGGAACAAAGCTTGATTATGTATTGCCTAGAAGAGGATATAAAGTTATAGCGATGATATTAATCTCATTTGCTATAGGGTATTCTTCTATTATATTTCAGACGATATCAGCTAATAGAATCTTAACTCCTTCTATTATGGGATTTGATTCTTTCTATCTTTTGTTACAATCAGTATTAGTATTAATGTATGGAGATAGAACCTTTCAAGTTCTAAATTCGGAGACAAACTTTGCAATATCTGTTGTCCTAATGCTTGGTTTTTCTTTAGTGATGTATTTCTTAGTATTTAAGAGAGAGAGCAAGAGTATGTATCTACTTTTATTAGTAGGGTTGTTGATGGGGACATTATTTAGAAGTTTCTCCTCGTTTATCGTTATGCTAATCGATCCTAATGAGTTTTTGATCATACAGTCTGCTATGTTTGCTTCATTTGATAAAATTAATCTCAACCTACTTGGGATATCAGCAGTATTACTTGTCGTGTCGATGTTGATTGGTATTAGGTATTTCAGACAATTAGATGTGTTGAGTCTAGGAAGAGAGAATGCCATAAGTCTAGGAGTCGATTATCACAAAGTAATCAAAGGCAATCTATTAATTATATCAGTTATGGTAGCTATCTCGACTGCTTTAGTGGGGCCTATAACCTTCTTAGGGATCTTAGTAGCTAACTTAACTTATGAGTTAGTCAAGAGCAGTAAGCACAGTCATATGGTACTTGTATGTTGTCTACTAACTGCCGTGACTGTAATAGGAGGACAGTATCTAGTAGAGCACCTATTTAATATGAGTACGACTATTAGTATCATTATAAATTTTGTTGGAGGAGTGTATTTTATTTATTTATTATTAAAGAGTAACAGAGGATGA
- a CDS encoding ABC transporter ATP-binding protein gives MIEVKNVSKLYGEKMILNDVSVSFPKGKITCLVGGNGTGKSTLLSIISRLVAKDSGQINLLDKDIVGFKNRDFAKKLSILKQANHPNVRLTVKELVAFGRFPHSQGRMTTLDKEKVDESVAFMGLTDIQDQYIDELSGGQRQRTFLAMVLAQDTEYILLDEPLNNLDMKHSVEIMKILRVLADDYGKTIIIVVHDINYASSYADYIAAVKDHKIIHFGLTDDIIREDIMKEVFDIDMTIVDNCNNKVCIYFK, from the coding sequence ATGATAGAGGTAAAGAATGTATCTAAGTTATATGGAGAAAAGATGATCCTAAATGATGTGTCTGTTTCTTTTCCCAAGGGAAAGATCACATGTCTTGTAGGTGGAAATGGTACAGGTAAGAGCACGTTACTGTCTATCATCAGTAGATTAGTAGCAAAGGATTCGGGACAAATAAATCTATTAGATAAAGATATTGTTGGTTTTAAGAATAGAGACTTTGCTAAGAAGCTATCTATCTTAAAACAGGCTAATCATCCTAATGTACGGCTAACAGTAAAAGAATTAGTTGCATTCGGACGTTTTCCTCATTCACAGGGAAGAATGACCACCTTGGATAAAGAGAAGGTAGATGAGAGTGTGGCTTTCATGGGATTGACAGATATACAAGATCAGTATATAGATGAGCTAAGTGGTGGACAGCGTCAGCGTACTTTCTTAGCAATGGTTTTAGCTCAGGATACAGAGTATATCTTGCTTGATGAACCATTAAATAATTTAGATATGAAACACTCTGTTGAGATTATGAAGATACTTCGTGTCTTAGCAGATGACTATGGAAAAACGATAATTATTGTAGTGCACGACATTAATTATGCGTCTTCGTATGCAGATTATATTGCTGCAGTTAAAGATCACAAAATAATTCATTTTGGACTGACAGATGATATTATTAGAGAAGACATCATGAAGGAAGTCTTTGATATTGATATGACGATCGTAGATAACTGTAATAATAAAGTATGCATATACTTTAAATAA